From the Lathyrus oleraceus cultivar Zhongwan6 chromosome 3, CAAS_Psat_ZW6_1.0, whole genome shotgun sequence genome, the window TCTATGAGTTTtccaaggaatatttcatctaatacattTGAAGACAATTGAAGACTACTTACTATTGaagtgcttgcttggatgttatgactatctttatttgatgcattgtCCTTCATATAATTTCTTGGATATTGCCTATGCTTATTGTCTactcaaaagtccaaaggaaatgggtttctatatgacattcttgtctcgtagattgcttcccattggtcagatcttttcaactcttaacttttaatttttatctAGGGTAGTCCattcatctcctcccacttcttaaatttcaaatatctccctcttttcaaaaccttctttggTTGTGTTTTCAACTTTGATATGTTTTAATGAgtataaactttggccttatgccaatgaattttcaaactttttcttaaatcaaacttgtaaatgtatttaaccatattgaccttaatttcaaaatacaaaaaataattAACAACTACATTTAAATCCTTTGGCCATTTTGTGcccttttcttttaaacttttttttgttaaaatcaaccCATCAGCTTCTTTGgaatttttaccacgaactacagggttttgatccctcatttttatgttggtacgtaggcataagaccgaaggtcttgtcaaacacaaatatgtaataaataaattcttttctcatccccccattccatttttatcaaacatattttcaacaaatacacttgcacacaaaaaaaggctccttaggagtacctaggacatttgggtgctaataccttccctatgtgtaaccaacccccttacctgtaatatctgacattttattagttttgatttgaaaacttcttatctttgggttttgttcgtacttttcccctttcctttggaaacaataaaagcgcggtggcgactcaGATTTTTCAATGACGCCgagtttatccatagctcgatggtcaGGAATGCACCACTACAgtattgacctaaaatccccCGCAGCGTTGACTTGTTGCtatgaagtatatatatatatatatatatatatatatatatatatatatatatatatatatatatataatatatatatatatatatatatatatatatatatatatatatatatatatatatatatcccttGGCTTGAGATATCGATCCTCAACAGATCTCTCTTATCCTCAGCATGTTTGTTGATATCCTTAGCAGTGCTTTCGTTTCATGCAAATTCCCAAGTTGTATTTTCTCCTCTCCCAGAGAGTTTGAGCTTTAAGTAATATCTTTGTCAATAATTTCTTATCCACTAGTAGTTTTTCCTCCTCTCCTGAGAGTCGAGTATTGAAGTTGGAATTGTTTAATCTCCGTGATTGGTagtgttatatatatatatatatatatatatatatatatatatatatatatatatataatatatatatatatatatatatatatatatatatattctttaTTTCCTCTGAGAATTGAGTCTTCAGCAGTTTTTGGTcggatgcatgttctccatgtctttccccaaccagagttgagAATTGATTTGGATTGTGATATCCTAGCCTTCCTTGACTACATGGTTGTGTACTATCACCAAATAATTGAGTATTTGAAGACTAGATTTATATCCTCGAGGActtattttcatccctagcaggtaTCTTGTTGTGATTATTAGATCttcatgtttgtatcctttgtgctcgtttgtcagcataatcatatacatagTCATGCATATATATGCATAAGCATAACATCATATATTTCAGTGTGCATTTTGACGCATTGACCTGATTTTTTATGATCCTCTACTTTGGTGATATTATTCCCCCATGAAGACATGGTGTGTCTGTCCTTCTTTAATGTAGAATGTCATCCCCTTAAccagaaagagtttatcctttcttcttccccactgagttatttccttgtggatgattattatttatgtttccTTCCCAGTTCATaatggaaccactccccttgagttatatcctcattgggttgagtcttgtttgtCCGTTTCTTTCTGGTTCTTACCTAGATTGGTCTTTTGGTCCTCCGAGAGTTCATTACCTAGTAACTAGTAATATCCTTCTTAAGTTGAGTATTTTACAtgtgttaatttacccagtaaACGGTAAAAGGTAAGTTACTTCTTTGACTTCCCTAGCGAATTTACTTTTGTTTCCCCAACGGGTTATCTTTCCTTTTCACCAGCAGATTATCATTGCTCAATTAACCAGTAACTGGTAATTGTTTAACCTTTTTTCCAACTGGTCGTTTTTCTATTatctacctagtaactggtagttaaCGAAACTTCTCATTGAATTTTTTCCCTGGcattttatccttgatatgttacccagtaactggtaacaaatattctttctttggtcttctacctagtaaccggtagttgtaaatcctgtttttGTTCTCTTTGGActtctacccagtaactagtagttgtaaatcctactttttcaTTTCCCCAGTAGGCTATCCTTACCCAGTAACCTTTAATGGATATTCCTCTATTTTGAGTATAttgcctagtaactggtaatataACTCTTTCATGTGGTTGATTATCTTTGATAAGgttcccagtaactggtagttggtGATTCTTCCTCCTTTCCGTtaacgagtcatccttgatatgtttcCCAGTAACTAGTAAAGGATGTTCCTCTGCCCGAGCGTATTATATTCCATTTTAAGCTACtcagtaacaggtagtagataatatatctcttttactcgtgtgttgaagtttgacttccccagttgagtctggaTTCATATCTCCTTGTGAAATCGAACTTCCTTTTGAACATATGGGTATTTCAGCATCGTCATGATTTACACATTTCCCTAGAAGATGTTTTAAGTATGGTAGTGGATAATTCTTCCTGTTGTCCCTTTGTGGACACTTTGTTGATTTGGGTTGTTTTTCCTTAGTTTACCTCAGTAAAGGTAGTGGATAATTCAATTCACGCCTAGCCCTAGTGGATAAGTTTCCTTCCGTGTTGGTGGTATCCCTATACATGCAGATTATTCTCTAgttcgagtctttccattgatttattttcatggaaatccccttGTGTATCCAACAATTTTTAAGTTATAGCCTAGCCTACGCGTAGCTTAttatccctagagtctctgtcaCCTCAGTGAGTTgtccttatggaatgcattatgctcctatgAACTTTCAGTTTcttccggattcttttcctttgtggcaatatatcccccacgaatattatatttttcatttatatcatatgcatcatgagatctcttagggaccaaaatgTGTTTCTTGTTGTTAatatttaagtccattctaccgcgttgatacaaagattttaaccttcacatcttctgatagaatgaccttaaataggggcagctgtaagaccataatttttacccctaagatccctcatgccattTCATAGgtttgcattggcattgggatcacacccTAATATTCTTTTCACCTATCAATCATTGGGTTCGCATTTagagatatcaccaagcatatatgattgtatcatactttattttctttgcttactaacaaaaatacaaaaatatgtataatatagctttatttcttttgtaggtagtgtgtgtgtccataTGTGCCTCACCAAGCCCgcaactagggtttgagaccctcaatgcaagatatcaagcaagcaaaggtccacattggttctaaacatcatatatggatcccatGTGCTTTATTTGTCATTTCgatcaagagtttgaagcttgtttgtcaatGAATCCCaaattcatttgggtatcttgtgtgccttcctcattaagtttcttcaacaattggtcaaagatatcaagggatacttcattttaAGTCATaataagcatatatgatcctccatgagcccctAAGTGCAAACTAACTTCAAGTATGCAAGTTGATTCAAGGaagttgaccagaaaagtcaacttGTCATAACCAGGGTTtcctagactctatctcctacaatttttgtcatatgaaaatgattccaagagaaaaattactCTGTATGACATTCCAAACATCTTGCATGTTAGCCTCAAGAGCTAAGTTTTCTTGGAAAgccattttttatggtgaaagattataggtcagTTTGTTTCTGCCCTAGATATAAGGCTAACTTCCAAGAGCAATAACTTCCtaattttttatgatatgaagataTTCCAActttcatgattaattttaataTGTATTATTTAACTTTTCTTTTTTCAGAAATATCAAATTCTACTCGTAAAGTCATTtaccatgaggaaacattataggtccattttggtcctcatcattgaacaagcaaatttcctcaccttctaaaatccataactcaatcatccaaactccaaatggTGCCACATTTGCGGTAAAATTGAAGAGAATTGAGAGAGATACAACCTTGTATAAGGAACCAAGTTCATTTGAAGGTCATTTGGCTTATAACTTAGAAATGTTTCTAAGCATTTTTTATACCTCCACCTTCAAGGCCAATTTTCTTCATTTTACAATATTCAAAATTGAAATAGTcacaacataaaagttgttccttatgatgagaactttccaaaaattctaatATCACATCATTGGGATAAGAAatgagggacttgcgcatgagGTCTGTCCATGGCTTGTTTTGGCAAGGTTTGAGCTCCAAACAATGCACAACTTTGCATGGCCTTGTGTGATGACTTCAACAACCTCCTTGCACGATTTAGAGTAGGTTGCAATCATTAATTTGGCCTGTACTAtcacccatgcacccatgcaccaaGAATTGCTCATTTTCATTTAAAATTAGAAAGTTGCACCTATCAATTGCTTGGCCTATAATTCAAAGATCATTTGCctataattgaaggaggataCTGCCCCAAGCTCTGCCAGCGATTTCCAtaacctcacaccatagaattaTTTGAAGATTTATTGAGAAATCGAGTTTTTGTTCAACTTAAGTTTATGAACAAAAACTCCAAAGATTCATTCCCTTTACCACTACATTAAGttcctgcaagcaagaggaagagaaaacACATAGAATTGCATCAAGAACAAAACTCAGAAGCCACTCAGAGAAGGTTAATTTCTCCAAACTTCATCTCTTATATTCTCAATTTATACTCTAGATCTAGGATGAATTTTGTGTTGGTTGAagatggaccagtccggtgagcatgttgactttctctagtcaaccaccatgaaccaacttgcttGCTTTTGACCTCCTgagcattttttatttaaatccatgtcttatttttaaattttggtgatggttgaagatggaccagtccagtgaggtccaccgaagaagaagaccggagctctggctccggcgatgtgttcGAAGCGTCTCAACCTTAGGATCcgtttaaattgttttaatcctaAGCGTTGTTTCTAATTACCACGCGTGCATCTCATTTGACTCAGGACCATGTAGAACGCGTGCTTTGGACCATCTCCACCAAAATATAGTTCTTTCCAAATGAAGGTGGAAATGGTCACATAAAGTCGataccccaaacatcaaagaGTTCAACTTCCAACATGGGgttctgaggcatctgatttcttttcgAGATGTTACCCATCCTTTGACACTTATCGCACTCTTTGATTAATTGctgagcatctttgaaaagtGTAGGCCAGTATAAGCCTGATTAGAGGACTTTGGTTGCGGTTCtatcaccactaaagtgtccacCATAGTCAGAGTTATGGCATACTTTCAGGATATCTCTCTATTCTTCTTCGGGAACACATCTTCTAACCAACCCGTCTACTCCTTTCTTGTACAagaatgggtcatcccacaagtaaaacctacaatcatgcacaaactttttctttttgttagagTCAAAATCACTAGGGATCACCCAACCAACTAGATAGTTTGCGTAGTCTGCGAAGTATGGCATTCCAGTAACAGCAAGGATGTGTTCGtcagcaaactcatcctttattggaCGCTTTTCCTCATTCTCCTCTATAAGGGACATCCAAGATAGGTGATCGGCCATAGTATTTTCACACCCTCTCTTGTCACGAATTTCCATATCAAACTCTTGGAGGAGTAAGATCCATCTCAATAGTCTTGGCTTAAATTCCTTCTTAGCAAATAAATACTTCAAggcagcatggtcagtataaacaatgacTCTAGAACCCAACTGATATTGCCTAAATTTATTGAAGGCATAGACCACCGCTAGCAACTCCTTCTCGGTAGTCAcatagttcatctgtgcagggttcaaaacatgactagcataatatatGACATGCAACAGTTTATCTCTATGTTGCCCAAGAACTGCTCCCACTGCAatgtcactcgcatcacacatgatctcaaacggtagagaccaatctggggcaatGACAATTGGTGTtgtcaccaatttattttttatagtttCAAATGCAACGGCACactctttatcaaaaataaaagcCTTAACCAAAAGAGTAGTTAAAGGTTTAACTATCTTAGAAAAGTCTCTTATaaacctgcggtagaaacccACATGCCCTAAGAAACTTCTTATACCTTTTTTGTTTATTGGAGGGGGAAGCTTTGCTATTACCTCGATCTTGGCTTGGTCCACTTCTATTCCCTTGTGggaaattttgtgacccaagaTTATGCCTTCTCGCACCATGAAGTAACACTAATCCCAGTTGAGAATCAAATTGGTCTGTTGGCATCTTTCTAAGATAAAGGAAaagttagtcaaacaattatcaaaagagaaaccaaataccgagaagtcgtccatgatgacctccatatgcttttcaagcatgtTAGCAAAAATGGAgatcatgcatctttgaaatgtggttggcgcattacataacccaaatggcattcttctgtaagaaaaaataccataggggcatgtaaaAGTTGTATTCTCTTGATCTTCGGGTGCAACCGCTATCTGATTATATCCATAGTAGCcatcaaggaaacaatagtaGTCATGACCagccaacctttccaacatctgatcgatgaatggtaaaggaaagtgatcctttctTGTCGCCAAGTTCAACCTTCTATAATCGATGCAAACACGTCGTCTCGTGACTGTCCTTGTAGGGAgcaactcatttttctcattctTTATAATGGTAGTCCCTCCTTTCTTTGGAACCACATGAACAGGACTTACCCAAGAGCTATCGGATATGGGATAAATTAACCCCGCATCTAATagtttaacaacctctttcctaaccacttccttcattgcgggatttagtcttctttggggttgcaccactggtttgtgaccatcctccatgagaattttatgcacACATACCGTCAGATTAATCCCATTCAAGTCTTCTATTGCCCATCCCATTGCACTTTTGTGCTTCTTCAGAACCTTGACGAGCTTGTCTTCTTAGGAACCTTCTAAACTAGAGCTTATAATAGTCGGGCATCTCCTTCCAGAATCTAGAAAAACATACTTGAGATTTTCAGGCAGTTGTTTCAGTTCAACTACTTTCTTGGTCTTATCTTTCTTTTCCTCCAACTGAGGTTCCCTCAATTTTTCCCACCGGAGTGATCGGGATCCTTTAAAGGGTGGTTGTGTTTCCATCATAGCTAACACTTCCCTCTCCTTTTCATCAACTTCTTGAGTGTCTTTAGAAATTGATAGACTTAGAACTCTCTCCAAGGGTAATTTTGGTTCACCTAAAGGATTTTCTAGCAGAACCATTTGATCAATCACCTCTATGTGTTGACTGATGGCTACATCATCTTTGTATCTCATGGTGTTTCACacatcaatttttaactcttcatcgTAAACTTTTAGAGTCATGGTGCCTTCTTCTATATCTATCAAACATCTTCCTGTCTCCAAAAAGGGTCTACCAAGAATGAGCGGTATCTTTTCATCTTTCGGCATTTCCAAGATGACAAAGTCCACAGAAAATACAAACTTAGCAATCttcacaagaacatcttccactACTCCATAGGGTCTTTTCAcagagtggtcagcaaattgaagtgtcatttTGGTATCTTGCACTTTTCCGATCCCCAAcctcttgtaaatggataacggCATGAGACTCACACTTGCCCCCATGTCTATAAGGGCCTTTTTGAAAGATCTATCCCCAATAATGCAAGGGATAGTTACCGAGCctcgatctttcttcttcaccggaatcttcataccctgcaaaattGCACTACAAGTTTCGGTTAGTACAATCGGGTCAGTATCGATGCTCCTCTTCTTTGAAATAATATCCTTCATAAATTTGGCATAAGAGggcatttgttcaagtgcctCCAAGAACGGAATGTTAATCTCAAGCTTTTTGAACATCTCTAAGAATTTGTCGAAGTTCTTCTCATGTTGCgctttcttcttatttcttgtggGGAAAGGGAGTTTGACAACAGACTTTGGTTCACTAACTTTTTCTTTAACCACCAGTTTAGGCACCACCACCTATTCACTCacaacctcattttcttttatttccaactcaacttcaagcaattggtcttcttcttcgtcatcttTCTCAGGGACTTCTTTCGATTTACCACTCCTTGTGGTTACAgcactcacattattatgctctcttgGATTTGTAACTGTAGCACTCGGTAATGCACTCGATGCTTGAGAACCCGCGAGTTGTTGAGAAATCTGACTCATTTGCATTTCCATATTTTTTATTGAAGAACCCGTGTTTCTTAGATTGCTTCTAGTCTCCTCTTGAAATTGGGAACTTTGAGCCGCcattttttcaatggcaatttcccaaTCCGCTTCTCTTGGTACCtgttgttgaaattgttgttAGGGTTGTTGAAACTGTTGCTGgtatggttgttgttgttgtggtcgatattgttgttgtggttggcTTTGATATTGATTGGGCGCTTGCTTCTGAACATTTCCTTGCTGGTCCTTCCaagagaaatttggatgattttccCATCTAGGATTATATGTATTTGATTAAGGGTTGTTCTGCTTCAGAAAATTAATCTCTTCTACCTGTTGTGCAGTTGCCACACAATGCATGGCGAAGTGAGGTCCCCCATAAATTTCACAACTAACCGCTTGAATTGGTTGAACTTGTTCCACCGTTTGAGTGTTAAGATCCATTTTCTTGAGTTTTCTCTCTACTTCAGCtgttatttgatcttccatcttcacaacTTGATTTGCTAGCTTGAGATCAATGATACCTTTAGGTTGACTTACACTGCGGTCATATAGCTCCAGATGCTCATTTGGTGCAATGGCTCCGATGATTTTCTTTATTCTAGTGGCTGTTGtaaaatttgttgagccaccgacAGTCGTGTCTATGAGTTGCTTAGTTTTCATTTTAAGGCCATTCACAAATATTTGCATCTGTTCAGTTGCATCCAtgttatgagtaggacatgcaaccaacaatcgcttgaacctcttgtaagcgtctctgagtgactctccttccttctgtttgaaattaacTATGTCATATCTCTTATGGATATAAACAGAAGCAGGGAAGTACTCATTCAAAAATGTCgtctccatttgttgccaagcTGTAATGCTTCCCGCGGGTAAAGAGTAAAACTACTCTTCGGCATCTTCCGATAATGTAAACAGAAACATCACCAAATTTTTAGCTTCTTCTGAGTGTCCCTTAATTTTCAATGATGTCGTCATGGTCAGGAATCTTtgtaaatgcttgttggcatcttcattgaGTTTTCTGGAGAACGGTCACCTTTCGAGTTGGCGAATTGTTGAAGGGTGTCGCTGAAAATGATCAACATTCACCGTTTGGTTTACTATTGTTAACCTTCCAGTCGGagcatttgcacctccatagtcacccagaAGTCTTTCCACGGGAGGTGGAGCTTCAGCCATCGTTTCAGATACGGTGTCGGAGTCTCCCGAATGAACTGAAACAACTTCTTCTTGTTTAGAATCAGAAGACTTGAGGGTCGCTTCTGATAGTTCCAGTCTAGCTTTTCGGCGTATTGCACGCAATAATCtttctggttctgcgtcaaaaagaaattcagttgaggccttacctcgcatacaaaGATTAGACAATTATTAGAATTTATATAACGAAACAAGAGTACAGAGAAATACAATTTTggttgcagagcaacaaaatttcaattgaattattattcaacttatactttggcagccccggcaacggcgccaaaaacttgatcgataaaatagcaagtgtactatttgcaccgatgtagtaataaaatgggagttatcccgagtatcgacCTCGAAGACTGTGTATTAAGTACAAACCtttataataattcaattgaacaaaagatCAAAAGGGGTTTGTTGATTGTTTTCGAAATGATAATTACGAGAATAAATTACACAAAACGTATAAAAATATGTTAGTCGATATAAGAAAGCATGCTAGGGCAAGATGTATGAATTGTTTTGTACTACACTACTTCCATATTATATAATATCTACGTTGTAATTATTCAACGCCGATTGTCaagaattgttttctctaattccttagccgaaaaccattaacagtTATTTTCCATCCTAATTCCTTAGCTATTCGAAATGACGTTAAGAAAAGCGCAGTTGTAACAAGAATTTACGGCTACTACAGTTTTATCCTTATTCCTAAGTGATTATACCGAAGTATTATTATACAAAAAGCGATAAGgtggtttgtccgacctaaacccTAACCATAGATCAAAAATTCTATTTGTCCGATAGAAAAAGCCATTAAGAActttgtataataatttgaattaagaacAACGTTGATGATCATAAAAGCATAGAAATATTGTTCATACAtaagcaattcagggacaccccctagcattgggtggtttagcttctcatagtattcaaagaaatcaaattacaaaatagagacattacaattctttggtgatgaaggttgatcttcaatctcttccgatcATGAAAATCTCTTCTTCTCCAAACCCCTTGAAAGCTCACTTCTCTTTTCTGTCTATTCTTCGTACCATCCAAAAGTCCCTTTTCTCTTCACCAATACTAGACTAAATAGTTCCAAATCATCCAAAAGCATCATAAAATACCAAGACTGCCCTCTGGAATTACAAAGAGACTTGAAAAGTAAAAATCAGCAAAAGGAGCGAATTGGccaacacgggtcgtgtcagctgacacgggcgcccgtgttagCTTCGTGTTATCTTTTTTTCATTCAGACTTTGCTGACACGGGCACCCATGTCAGCCGCCTGTTTTTTCCTTCAAGCTTTCCGTCTTATGCATAAGCTGACACGGGtcatgtcagctgacacggacACCCGTGTCAGGCACTTGTTTTGTGCATATTTCGCTTTGCAAACCGTTTTTGACTCCCATTCTTCCCTTACGCGTCTTTTAGGCTTATTGTTGGACCTGGAAACCAAATAGAACTACCACGGAAAtgcataaaatgcgacaaaaagagatgaaccactaataaaacataaaacaagAATGAAATTCTGAAATGCAATAAAACTTAGGAAATCAactaaaagaaagaacaaagtgTTACCGATTCTTAAAGATTCATGCTAgatggatgatgaaaactaagtgcAAATGGTGATCGATCAACAACCTATGGGCCTTCttaattaggagtccattttcccctagaatcgggtttgaacgacaagatcttcttgagcacaaggtcaccttctctgaatacccgaggtctgaccttcttatcaaaatctttcttcattctttattgatataactgaccatgacacgtggcagtcaatctcttctcttcaattaaatttagctggtcatacctggtttggcaccattcagcctcagtcaacttggcttccatgagcacatgcataagaggaatctcaacctctacgaggagcactacttccataccatatacaagagaaaaaggagtttcccctgttgaagtgcggatggatgtacaaTACCCATGTAAAGAAAAAGAGAGCAcctcatgccaatccttatatgtgacaaccatcttctgaataatcttcttgatgttcttatttgcagcttcaacagccccattcatcttagatCTGTAGGtagaagaattatgatgtgaaatcttaaagtctttgcaaagagcttccaccatattgttattcaagttcgatccattgttagtaatgatcttacttggcacaccataacggcatatgatctgattcttgataaaccttacaacaacttgcttgtttacatttgcatatgatgtcgcttcaacccattttgtgaagtagtcgattgccaccaaaatgaaacgatgtccattcgaagctttgggctcaatcatcccaatcatataaattccccacatgaagaagggccatggggaagaaataacattcaatagtgtcggaggaacatgaatcttatttgcatatatttgacacttgtggcatttcttcacaaacttgcaacaatctgattccattgtcagccaatagtaacctgctcgcgacatcttctttgccattgcatttccattggaatgagtaccaaaggaaccttcatgcacttcagtcatcaataagtctgcgtcgtgtctatccatgcatctgagcaaaaccatgtcgaagtttctcttgtatagtatatcaccattcaatgtcgtaataccacggcttctcgtctctgacttcttcaacagcaaacatatgagctggtctatcaagacgcatcacagataaattgggaacctcatt encodes:
- the LOC127131427 gene encoding uncharacterized protein LOC127131427, producing the protein MDATEQMQIFVNGLKMKTKQLIDTTVGGSTNFTTATRIKKIIGAIAPNEHLELYDRSVSQPKGIIDLKLANQVVKMEDQITAEVERKLKKMDLNTQTVEQVQPIQAVPREADWEIAIEKMAAQSSQFQEETRSNLRNTGSSIKNMEMQMSQISQQLAGSQASSALPSATVTNPREHNNVSAVVVPKLVVKEKVSEPKSVVKLPFPTRNKKKAQHEKNFDKFLEMFKKLEINIPFLEALEQMPSYAKFMKDIISKKRSIDTDPIVLTETCSAILQGMKIPVKKKDRGSVTIPCIIGDRSFKKALIDMGASVSLMPLSIYKRLGIGKVQDTKMTLQFADHSVKRPYGVVEDVLVKIAKFVFSVDFVILEMPKDEKIPLILGRPFLETGRCLIDIEEGTMTLKVYDEELKIDV